A stretch of DNA from Lotus japonicus ecotype B-129 chromosome 4, LjGifu_v1.2:
AAGATGAAAGATCCCACAGTTGCCTAAGATTGATAGGAGATATGTATCTCTTGTCTCCGTCAAGTAGCTGCTTAACGAGGATTAGGTTCGCTGCTTCGCTGGGATGGTAAGGATCCCAGAACACGTGCTTGTACCTGTCTGTGCATATGCTTGAAGTGGGTCCACATGGAACTATCCCTGCAAATTGACCCCCATTTCCGCAGCATGCTTTGCTTGATGTTGTGAATCCTGCAAAATCAAATCATACAACAATAATAATGGTGTTAGTGTGCTAATCATTTCAGGAGGGGTAATGGGTGTTTGGTGCTA
This window harbors:
- the LOC130713895 gene encoding GDSL esterase/lipase At2g23540, which translates into the protein MAELNDNLPGATFVVANVYDLVMELIKNYDKYGFTTSSKACCGNGGQFAGIVPCGPTSSICTDRYKHVFWDPYHPSEAANLILVKQLLDGDKRYISPINLRQLWDLSS